The following proteins are co-located in the Micromonospora coriariae genome:
- a CDS encoding FAD-binding oxidoreductase, which produces MAAAASSLGRSGALEITRRLTAICGPPFARLGGPADEVAGRPARWVAVPGGPHAAAEVLRLAATHDLAVVPRGAGTKIDWGATPVQVDIMLDTGRLAGIGHEPVGAPVAEVGAGTPLRAVQATLERTGQRLAMDAPSPGATLGGVLAAGEAGPLRHRHGSPCDQLLGVRYLGADGELVSAGGGEPGLDLARLLCGSQGALGVLVSASLRVQPVPASRLWVSRPVWTPLEVHDLVRTILAARLEPAAIELDLPAGAPRPRTPYPPGHPATTARERHPSMSGRSGAPSRAGSLVVLLEGGRPDVTERAERLVGLLHGEATVAHSAPPWWRRYPFAPGDTALRLEVPISDLHAAVYALRDAAGAPVPVRGSAGLGVVHAALPGALAPDRVASILAAVRGVLLARQGRCVVVSAPAPVRQAVDLWGELAGLAQLRAAKEHLDPEHRLAPGRLPGGL; this is translated from the coding sequence ATGGCTGCAGCAGCGAGTTCCCTCGGCCGGTCCGGAGCCCTCGAGATCACCCGACGGTTGACGGCGATCTGCGGTCCGCCGTTCGCCCGGCTCGGCGGTCCGGCCGACGAGGTCGCCGGGCGGCCGGCGCGCTGGGTGGCGGTGCCCGGCGGCCCGCACGCCGCGGCCGAGGTGCTGCGGCTGGCTGCCACGCACGACCTGGCGGTGGTGCCACGGGGCGCCGGCACGAAGATCGACTGGGGTGCCACGCCGGTGCAGGTCGACATCATGCTCGACACCGGCCGGCTGGCCGGCATCGGTCACGAGCCGGTCGGCGCGCCGGTGGCCGAGGTCGGCGCCGGCACCCCGCTGCGGGCGGTGCAGGCCACTCTGGAGCGCACCGGGCAGCGGTTGGCGATGGACGCCCCGTCACCCGGGGCGACGCTCGGCGGGGTGCTCGCCGCCGGTGAGGCCGGCCCGCTGCGGCACCGCCACGGCAGCCCGTGCGACCAGCTCCTCGGCGTCCGCTACCTGGGTGCCGACGGCGAGTTGGTCAGCGCCGGCGGTGGCGAGCCGGGGCTCGACCTGGCCCGGCTGCTCTGCGGCTCGCAGGGCGCGCTCGGCGTGCTGGTGTCGGCGAGCCTGCGGGTGCAGCCCGTGCCGGCCAGCCGGCTCTGGGTGTCCCGGCCCGTGTGGACGCCCCTGGAGGTGCATGACCTGGTCCGGACGATCCTCGCTGCCCGGCTGGAGCCGGCGGCCATCGAGCTGGACCTTCCGGCCGGGGCGCCCCGGCCGCGCACGCCGTACCCGCCCGGGCACCCGGCCACGACCGCCCGGGAACGTCACCCGTCGATGTCCGGGCGATCCGGTGCCCCGTCCCGGGCGGGCAGCCTGGTGGTGCTGCTCGAGGGCGGCCGACCCGATGTCACGGAGCGCGCAGAGCGCCTGGTCGGCCTGCTGCACGGGGAGGCGACCGTCGCGCACTCCGCGCCGCCCTGGTGGCGCCGTTACCCGTTCGCGCCCGGCGACACGGCGCTGCGCCTGGAGGTGCCGATCAGCGACCTGCACGCCGCTGTCTACGCGCTACGCGACGCGGCCGGCGCCCCGGTTCCGGTGCGAGGCTCCGCCGGGCTGGGCGTGGTGCACGCGGCGCTGCCCGGCGCACTGGCCCCCGATCGGGTGGCGTCCATCCTGGCCGCCGTCCGGGGCGTGCTGCTGGCCCGGCAGGGCCGCTGCGTGGTCGTGTCCGCCCCCGCGCCGGTGCGGCAGGCCGTCGACCTCTGGGGCGAGCTGGCCGGCCTGGCCCAGCTGCGGGCCGCCAAGGAGCATCTCGACCCGGAGCACCGGCTGGCGCCCGGCCGCCTCCCCGGCGGCCTGTGA